A region of Pempheris klunzingeri isolate RE-2024b chromosome 15, fPemKlu1.hap1, whole genome shotgun sequence DNA encodes the following proteins:
- the map2k2b gene encoding dual specificity mitogen-activated protein kinase kinase 2b: protein MAPKKRPVPLNIAPTGDGLSTSTNSDGASEANIEALKRILEELDLDEQQKKRLEAFLTQKAKVGELRDDDFHRVCELGAGNGGVVNKECHKPSGIIMARKLIHLEIKPAIRNQIIRELQVLHECNSPYIVGFYGAFYNDGEISICMEHMDGGSLDQVLKEARRVPEEILGKVSIAVLRGLAYLREKHQIMHRDVKPSNILVNSRGEIKLCDFGVSGQLIDSMANSFVGTRSYMSPERLQGTHYSVQSDVWSMGLSLVELSIGRFPIPPPDAKELEAIFGRPILDDREGEKHSTSPRPRPPGRPVSGHGPVMAIFELLDYIVNEPPPKLPHGVFTSDFQDFVTKCLIKNPADRADLKMLMNHTFIKRSEAEEVDFAGWLCKTMGLNQPRTPTRPAD from the exons ATGGCTCCTAAAAAGAGACCAGTGCCCCTAAACATTGCACCAACAGGCGATGGGTTATCCACCTCCACCAACAGTGATGGTGCCTCTGA GGCTAATATAGAGGCACTTAAAAGAATATTGGAAGAGCTGGACCTGGATGAACAACAGAAGAAAAGGTTGGAAGCTTTCCTCACCCAGAAGGCCAAGGTGGGCGAGTTGAGAGACGATGACTTCCATCGTGTCTGTGAGTTGGGCGCAGGCAATGGCGGTGTCGTCAATAAGGAATGCCACAAACCTTCAGGAATAATCATGGCCAGAAAG CTCATCCATCTTGAAATTAAACCTGCTATCAGAAACCAGATCATCCGAGAGCTTCAGGTGCTGCATGAGTGTAACTCTCCCTACATTGTGGGCTTCTATGGAGCTTTTTACAATGATGGAGAGATCAGCATCTGCATGGAGCACATG GATGGTGGATCTCTGGACCAGGTGCTGAAAGAAGCGAGGAGGGTCCCTGAAGAGATTCTGGGAAAAGTCAGCATTGCT GTGTTGAGAGGCCTTGCCTACCTaagagaaaaacaccaaatcatGCATAGAG ATGTGAAGCCTTCAAACATACTGGTTAACTCACGAGGGGAGATCAAGTTGTGTGACTTCGGTGTAAGCGGGCAACTCATAGACTCTATGGCCAATTCCTTTGTTGGGACAAGATCCTATATGTCG CCTGAGAGACTGCAGGGAACCCACTACTCTGTGCAGTCAGATGTGTGGAGTATGGGATTGTCCCTTGTAGAGCTGTCAATCGGACGCTTCCCCATCCCCCCTCCAGATGCTAAAGAACTGGAGGCCATATTTGGACGTCCCATCTTGGACGATCGCGAGGGAGAGAAGCATAGCACCTCACCCAGACCCAGACCACCGGGTCGACCTGTCAGCG GTCATGGCCCTGTAATGGCCATCTTTGAACTTCTAGACTACATAGTAAATGAG CCCCCTCCTAAACTGCCACATGGGGTCTTCACTTCTGATTTCCAGGACTTTGTGACAAAGTG TCTCATCAAAAATCCTGCAGACAGGGCCGACTTGAAAATGTTGATG aaCCATACGTTTATCAAGCGGTCTGAGGCGGAGGAGGTAGACTTTGCTGGCTGGCTTTGTAAAACCATGGGGCTGAACCAACCTAGAACTCCCACGCGCCCTgcagactga